Within Eschrichtius robustus isolate mEscRob2 chromosome X, mEscRob2.pri, whole genome shotgun sequence, the genomic segment GCACCCAGTGATGTGTACAGAGCACTGAAGGCCAGGGCGTGCCCCCAGCTCACAGCTGCTGCCTCCACGTGTGGGGGATGGGCTGGGGGACCTGGCCAGGCCTCTGTGGCTGTCACAGCGATAGGGCGACATCCCCTCCCAAACACTGCTAAGGAGGCGGCGGGGGGGAGCGGGAATTGCCTGGagttccaggggttaggactcaacGCGTTCACTgtggtggcccgggttcaatccctggtcggggaactaagatcccccaagccttgtggggtggccaaaaacacaaaaaaggggaaaaaaggagggttgggggaggaggggaagtagACCCAAGGTACCAGGAATGATCCAACCACCAGCAGCCAGAGGAGCCGCGGGTCAGCCCGGGTGAGGGGTGGTCCCATCTGCCGCTCCTGTCTGTCACAATCCAACAGCTAGTGGACGTCAGGGGGGTCTCTTGAGCAACCCAACAGCAGTGCCCCAAAATGAACGatgcaaaaatggacagaagggaaggaagaaacaagTGTACAATAGAAGTGGGAGACTTCAGTTCCCCCTGTGATGGATTCAAATGGAtcccccagctcccaccccaaCCATTAAATCCACCTGTTGCAGTGCTAATCCCAAGGTGAATGTGTTTGGAGATAGCACCCTTGGGGGAGTcagtaaggttaaatgaggtcataagggtgggacccTAATTCCACAAGAGTGGTGTCctttggaaaagaggaagagacagggaagatctccctccctccctcaccctctcttcctccctcccaccctccctctctctctctctctctttctctccctccctccctctctctctctctctccgtacCTTCCTACccctctctttttccctccctcgccccccctttctctctctccctccccctctctctgtccttccctgctcctctctctctcccttccctgtatctccctccctcccccctttctctcttgccctccttccctctcccttcccctccctctctctctctccctccctccctctttccctctctctctctccctccctccctcccgtcgCCCCCAACCTGTGCACAGAAGCAGCCAAGTGAGAGACCAAGAGAAAACCGGctctctgcaagccaggaggagagGCCTTCCCTCACCAGATAGTCCACACGTTAAGCCACACAGCATCCCTCAGTAGACTTAAGGGGATACAAAcaaaaggactgaaatcatacaaagtatgttctctggccAAAATAGAGTGAAATTAGACATCAATAACACAAGGAAACTTGGGAAATCTGCAAATAGAGGGAAATTGAGCCATGCGTCCCCAAATAACAGCATTAGTCTGGGACGATgccaaatccaacagcacaggATGAGGAGCTGAAACAGCAGACACAGATTCTCACGGTGGTGGGGCCCGGGAGGCCGAGAGGGAGGGTCCAGCAGGGGTGGCTCGTACTGCGGCCGGTCTCCTTGGTTGCAGGTGGCCGTGCTCTAACCGCCCCTCACATGGTCACCCTCTGTGCACGcacccccaggccctgccttCTCTCCTTGTATGTGCTGATCTGCTCTTCTCTCAAGGGCACCAGCCATCTTGCTTTAGACCTCATCCCAATGGCCTCATGTCAACCTGAGAACCACTAACTCCCGTCACAGTGACATTGTGAGGTtctaggggttagggcttcaacatgcaAAATTTGGGAGGACGCAGTTCAGTCCGTAACAATAGCCCAGGggacatacaagggaacttagaaaatgctttgaaatgaagaaaacacataCCAACGCCCCCAGGACTTACGGCACGCGGCCAAAGAGGCACTTGGGAGTTAAAGCTGCAAACACCTGTGTTCAAATGGAAGCAACACCTCAAATCAATAGCCTCATCGTGAACAGGGGCAAGCGAGAAAAAGAGTAAGGCGAATCCAAGCATTCTGATAACAAATTTTCACgagaaaagaaaaactgcacTAATCCACGTATGCGGGGATCAGAAGACATGTACTGGTTTGGAATCTTCACAACATGGGGGAGGGCGCATCTTTCTTACACACTCAGTAACAAGAGCTACATCCACCGACCACTTCATTTGGCCCAGGCCTTTTACAAACAGGTCACATCATGGGGAAACCCACACCAATGCTTTTGCCTTGTACTATTAcgaggcccattttacagatggagaaatcgaGGCATACGGAGTCTCCATGATTTGATCAGCTTATCACTAGAAGGACTCTTATTCAAGCTGAGCTTTGTGTACGTGCAAAGCCCCGTCCCTGCACTGGCCTGACTTGTCTCCCCAACAGTCAAGGGGGATTCAGCTGTCCTCCACGGGGTCCTACTACCTGATGCCTCAGGCCAcataatggagaaaacacagggaAGCCAGGCATTAGTGCCCATGAGAGCCTGACACTGGATTCTGCCCACGTGGCCTCCCCAGCCCCATCGGGTCACCATCTCTCGTGAAATGGACACGAGGGCCAGGGAGGAGCGTAAGTGTCTAGGACTGAGGGTGTGAGGATGGAGAAGGGTCCTGGATGTGGGGGTCCGAGGCACGGCCCTCGGCAGGCGGCTCTTCTGCTCAGGCTTGGGCCCTGCTCTCTCCTTCCACTGCCCACTCTGCTCCCTTCTCTCCCGGCGGCGTGGTGGCCCCACGTTCTCCTGCAGGCTCACTTCCCCGGGCAGACTGGCTGTCAGGCAGGCGGCAAGCCTGCATTCAAAGCACGGGGACCGCCGGGCTGGAGGACTCTCAGCACCCCCACGGGGCGTGAGTGTCTGTGCCCTTCAGGGCCCTGTGGATGACCTCAGTCTGGGTACTGGAACATACATGACGCGTTCCCTATACATACATGTGGTATGGCGATGCATGTGTATATAGGCACATATATTCTACAcacatgttatatatatacataggacACACACTGCACTGCACAGACATGTAAATTGTATTACTCACTATGAAGGAGGATGAAAAAGTGACAATCACGTAACTCCAACAGGTAATATGATCTAATCATCAAAGCAAGCGTTTCCCTAAATCACCTGCCACTGCTCAGGCCTCTTCAGCTAAAACTAAACGTTTCTTAAAACAGGTTGCCAAAGTCTGGAGGCTGGTGAGGAGCCCCGAGGGGACGGTGTGCGGTTCTCTGTGCTCCCCCCACGGTCATGGGCGCGGCAGCCCCCCATCCAGCATCTGTGCTGGGACTGCAGCCTTTCTCTCCTCTGCCTGCCCCCAGACCTCATCCCTGTGCGGATCACAGAGGGATTGTCTTCAGCGTCCATTTCTTCCCGTAGAAGCCCTTCTCGTGGCCCAAGAGTGCTCACTTTTGGAACACCTGCGTGTGTCCTTTTCCCATCACCTTCCCAGACCGTCGGATTCAGCTTCCCTGCAGGCTGCCTCGAAAGCCCTGTTTCCTTTCCGCAGTGGGGTGGTTTGGCTTCTGCTGCCCCCGATCCTGGCCTCCCACGTCCACCTTGGGTCTCTGTGGGTACTTGCCCTTTGAAGGACTTGATTTGGGGCTTCAGTGTGTAGCCTGTCCCATTGAAAGCGAGCATTTCACTGGTGCGCTCCCAGGCCAGCCCTGCTCTCCTTCCCCACACccgcccctgccccacctccacctccacctccaccccgggGGCCCTGTCTCGCTGTTACCTTGAGGATACATAGAATGATTTTCTTTGCTTTCAGCTTAGACGCTTTTGAACGGGCCTAAGTGACACGGACTGACTCCCAAGGAAATTTCCTACTTGCCGATCTAGACGTGACCGGAGGAAGCCCCTGTCCACGTGCATTTGGAAATAGATGAGGGTCTGGGTGTCAGACGCGCCGAAACCCGAATGAGAGTCGTCCGTCTTCACCGCAGGTGGGAGGATAGGATGGTGGGTCTGGCGATGCGCGTTCTCTGGCCGTTGTGGGCGACTTTGTCCTTCATAGCCACTGTGGAGGGGACAGAGTGGCACCTTGGAAAGGCCCGTCTGCGAGGATCCGAGGTCccctgtcccagctctgccactaagcAGGGTCGTCTGCCCTCTGTGAGCGCCACTGCCCTATTTCTGAAAGGGGAGAGCTAAGAGGGTGTGGAAGAGGACCTCCCGAGGTGCCTTTCAGCCTAAGGACTGGCATCCTGGATGGAGTTCCCAGGCCTAGATTCGGGCCTGCTCCCTGGTCTTTGTGCTTCTAAAGTGGTTTACAAAGCATTCTTTCAGGTCAGTTCCTCCTGTAGGGACGTGACGTCGGAGGCTGCGAATTTCGGTGGAGGCCGTCGGTGGCTCCTCGGAAGGGGCCCGAAGGCTGGGGCCTCCTTGGGCGGGCCCGCCTGTGTGGCCTTGCCTGCTGCCCCCCTCCTCGGGCCCTCCCTCGCCCCCTGGGTCCCGTAGGAGCTGCCTCCTTCctggtccccctccctcccaggtgcCAGCCAGGCCCCGGCAGTGGGTTTGTGTGGCACCGTGGGGGTCTTTCTCAGCCGGGTCTCGGGACCCTTCAGTTGGGCAGGCACAAGCCCTGGTGACGTCCAAGGCCTGCCTTTCCCAGCCTCGCCCTGCGGCCCCTGCCCTTGGCTTCCGCGCCCTGATGCCCCCAGCCCAGAGGCCCTCCAGCCGCTCCCCTCCCTCGCTGCCGCCAGGGTCTCGGGGTGTCTGCCAGCGTTCACTTCCCTCCAGTATCTGAGGAGGCTCCTGGAGGGGCCTTGTCCCGGTAGGCACTGGGGCCTTACAGTCAGTCCCAGGCAGTCTCAGTCCCTCCCTGCCCGTGGCTCAGCCATGAGCAGCTCAGCAGGCCGGGCTCCCGTTGGGCAGGAGGGCCCCAGGGCAGGAACAGGGACGGGGCGCCGTCACGCGGGAAGGTGCCGGCACTGGACAGAAATGCCGGCACCTGGCAGTGGCGGATCTCAGCAAACCACAGACCAGCCCCACACTGCCTCTGCTTCTCCTTGGCACCTTCCTTTCTTGGGCCTGCTTTTTGTCAACTGAAAGACACCGTGTAGCACTGAGAAGAGCGATGGGTCGCCAGTCAGGAGGTCGGCCACGGGCCGGGGGTGGGTGGGCGCAGCGTGGGCTCGAGAGGAAGTCAGACCAGGGCTCTGGTCCCCACCCCGTCACTTAGCAGCACGTGACCCTGGGAAGATTCCCAAGCCCCGTGGCCTCAGGTTCTTCACCTGTGAAGCGAGTGGGTGTGACGAGCCGTGTCTTGTAGGGGCTGCAGGGATGCGCGTGAGCTTCGTGAAGCAGCTCACAGGACCTGGCGTCTGTGGGAACGTTGACGACGGGCAGTTATTTCTCATATTGTTTGGATCACAgacccttcccctctctcctctggccTTTGGTTGGGCGGTTTCTTGTCCCGGTCATGTCAGAGAATATGCAGctccatcaccatcacctccCACAGAAGGAAGCCCCGCTTCCCAAAGGCCCAAACTGCCCTGGCTCGGGGCACTTACACTCCAGGGCTCGCTCCTGGAGCCCCACCGCCTCGTCCCGTGTTGACTTGTTCTGTGGGACTTGGGGGACCTCTCACCACCTTCCTCATGTGACTGCGGCTCCTAGACCATCCCCCTAGGTGTGGGTGTGTCCTGCTTTTCCTAGCATTCCCGCTACTAACACAGGCCCTTCCAGAGAGCAAAGCCTCCGTGGAGGGCTGCCGAATATATAAGCCGGAGAGCAGGGGGCTTACTTACTCAAATCAAGGTTTTCATGCTTTCGTAAATCACCGTGCAAATCCAACTAAACAGAGATAGCTTAGTTTTACAGAATGACAGACAAGAAGGATAAGAAGCAAAAACTCACTacgattacttttatttttctaattcttccccCATCTATATTACTGCTAAGTACTTTCACATTTCCAGAGCAGTTCTGATTCCAATTCCACGTTATCTGCCTCAGGGTCACAAAATGAAATGGGAGATTTCCCAACCTCTTTTACAAAACAGCAAAACTCTTGTTCTTAAACTGGGTAATTATAAACACATTCTAATCAAAGTCATTCACAAAGTTAGACACTGAAGCTTGTTTAGTCTTCCATTAAAACGAGTAACATTTGAAAAATTCCTAAAGAAAACAGATGATATTCCATGTCATCATACACAACAGGAACCCAAAGATGCTACACACCATGTTCCCCCCACTCGCAGGGGCCCTCACTACTTGGAAACTCGACCGCTCTCTCTTCAAACTCAGAGTGAAGGACCAACCTCACTTCCTACCAGTGAACTTGGGCCTGGAAGGAGCCTGGCTGCTGCTCTGGCTCAGGCCCCCTCTTCCTCATCGCTCACAGCCTCTGCAGACGTGGGACCCACGGTATTGACCCTGAGCAGATGCTCCAGGACCTGCCACTTGCTGGTCTCCGCGTGGGCCCGGGGACCCCACAGGAACTCGTAGCGGGCGGGGTCGCTGTGGGGCACCTGCCGGTACTCCACGTAGCCCTCCTGCACCCACACTTTGGTGAGGAGCTCCCTGGGCTCCCCGTAGATGCAGTGCTCCCTCCCTGCATACACCCCCATCACGCTAAGTGCTTCCCAGACCTCCTCCTCAGGGGCGCGGTCACCGTACAGGGCGATCAGGCCCAGGACCATCACCAGGAGGCCGGCCTTGGGCATGCTCTGCCCATCGCTCAGCACTGCATCACAGGTGAGGCCCAGGGTGGGGACCAGGACGTAGGTGCACTCGCGGGGGTCCACCTCCTTCACGTCCACGCCAAACACCAGCTGCATGCACTCGCAAGCTCGGCTGAAGACCACGGGGAAGTGGTCCCGATGGTCATGGAGGACCGTATTCAGCATCTCCGCCTTGCAGATCGGCTCCTTGGTGCGATACTTGAGGAGCAGGAACACCACCAGGTGAGACTTCAGCACAGTAAGTGCCTCCTGGGGCAAGGACTCGGCATAGGCGGAGAAGGAGGGGGCGacgggggaggaggaggacgaggggGATGCGGCCTCCTCCCCCGCAGCCCCGAACAGCTGCGCCTCCACTGGGGCCTGAAGGTCTGCCTCAGGCTGGCGCAGCTCACTCATCTCGACCAGGGGCCTGATGACTGGGGTCGGGCCGCCGACAGGAGTCTGGGCAGGGGTGACAGGTGGGGACCACGGACCTGGTGGAGAAAGGGGGTGTGAGTAGCCTCGGCGGAGAAACGCACCCCGGGCAGCTCTGACAAAGGCCACTTACAGGGCTCGCCTGGAGGGGTGCCCTCGGGCATCACAGGGGCGCTCCTCCTGGGCGGCCTGTCCCCTGCCAACCTGAAGAAGGAAGCGACGTGGCCCCTCAGGGTGCAGCCAGCACAGCCCCAGGTACCGACCGGGGCTgagaggggtgtggggaggtgcGGTGACTTGGGCCTTGTGGGGTCCCCTCTGTTCTGGGAGGGGGAGCCCCTGGGTACACACTCAGGGCACGCACCTCACCTTGACTCCTGGCGCTGCCTGGGCCTCCTCTGCTCTGTGGCCTGAGGACACGTGCCTCAGACCTGGGCCTTCGCCTCCCGGTTCCTGGAGCCCCTGTAAGGGGAATGGAGGGGGCACCTCGGGTGTAGATTGTGGCACAGCCCTGGGCCCCTCGGTGCTGGCAGGAGGGGTGGGCCGGACTCTGTGGGCCCCCCATTGTTCCGGAGATCGGGCTCCCCTCAGTCCTCTCCCGGGGTCCACACCTTGACCCCGGCAGATCCTGGGACTCCTCCCTCTGCTGACCTGATGTTTCCCCTCAGACCAAGGTCCTCGCATCCTTAGACGCCTCCATCCCCAACCACGTGGCAGAGGTGAGAGCCTGCAACGTCAAGTCAGCCCTGCCCGGGACCTCCCAGGGCTGACAGCATGGGCGAGCTCCTCTGAGGTCCCCTCTGTTCTGGGGCCCAGGGTCCCCTCTGTCCTCCCTCAGGGTCCTCACCTTGACGCCCGGCAGGACCTGGGATACCCCCCCTTTGCCCACCTGAGGCCCTGCCCCTTACCCCAAGTCCCCACTCTCTCTGGGACCCGGATGTCAGGAAATGCTGCCTGGGGTCATCCCGCCCCGCTGTTGCCCAGGGCTGGCCACACGGATGGGTTTCTGTGGGCTCCCCTCAGTCCTCCCTCAGGGGCCTCACCTTGACTCCCAGCTGGACCTGGGattctcccctcttcccacctTAGGCGCCGCCCCTTATAGCAGGTGCCCAGTCGCTCTGAGAGCCGGACGTCAGAAACTGCTGCATGGGGTTATGCCCCTCCATCGCCATCCAGGGCCCACTCTGTTCTGGGGCCCTGGTTCCCTTCAGTCCTCCCTCAGGGCCCTCACCTTGATTCCACGC encodes:
- the LOC137757190 gene encoding melanoma-associated antigen 8-like, which codes for MSELRQPEADLQAPVEAQLFGAAGEEAASPSSSSSPVAPSFSAYAESLPQEALTVLKSHLVVFLLLKYRTKEPICKAEMLNTVLHDHRDHFPVVFSRACECMQLVFGVDVKEVDPRECTYVLVPTLGLTCDAVLSDGQSMPKAGLLVMVLGLIALYGDRAPEEEVWEALSVMGVYAGREHCIYGEPRELLTKVWVQEGYVEYRQVPHSDPARYEFLWGPRAHAETSKWQVLEHLLRVNTVGPTSAEAVSDEEEGA